One stretch of Roseimicrobium sp. ORNL1 DNA includes these proteins:
- a CDS encoding SRPBCC family protein, producing MSLAKSSSTDGSESLPSLTFTRTFDAPRALVWKVWTDPVHMAAWWGPDDFTNPVCDMDVRLGGTLKIDMRSPGGTVYPMTGVFKEITEPERLSFTCTPLDDKGEIIFEELTTVTFTENSGKTTLHIEARILWKKPEADAYLTGMEEGWRQSLVRLGSQVARAKVSVPAEANRELINTRFFKAPRDLVFEAWSKPEHVARWYGPNGFTLTTHQMDFRPGGMWQYIMHGPDGTDYDNRVVYEEISRPERLVYLHGHDKDNDPEAFHVTVTFAEEDGGTRLTMRLVMATAEQREASVKFGAVEGGKQTLSRLDAYLATLG from the coding sequence ATGAGCCTCGCAAAATCATCCTCCACCGACGGCAGTGAATCCCTACCGTCACTTACCTTCACCCGCACCTTTGATGCACCACGCGCGCTCGTGTGGAAGGTATGGACTGACCCGGTGCATATGGCCGCCTGGTGGGGTCCCGATGACTTCACCAATCCGGTGTGTGACATGGACGTACGCCTGGGCGGCACTCTGAAAATCGACATGCGCAGCCCGGGCGGCACCGTGTATCCCATGACCGGGGTGTTCAAGGAGATCACGGAGCCCGAGCGCCTGTCGTTCACCTGCACGCCGCTGGATGACAAGGGCGAAATCATCTTCGAAGAGCTGACCACGGTGACCTTCACCGAGAACAGCGGCAAGACCACCCTGCACATTGAGGCACGCATCCTCTGGAAGAAACCCGAAGCGGACGCCTATCTCACCGGCATGGAGGAAGGCTGGCGCCAAAGCCTCGTGCGCCTGGGCTCGCAGGTCGCTCGCGCCAAGGTCTCCGTGCCGGCAGAGGCGAATCGAGAACTCATCAACACACGTTTCTTCAAGGCACCACGAGATTTGGTGTTCGAAGCATGGTCGAAGCCGGAGCATGTGGCGCGCTGGTATGGTCCCAATGGGTTCACGCTCACCACGCACCAGATGGACTTCCGCCCCGGCGGCATGTGGCAGTACATCATGCACGGACCGGATGGCACGGACTATGACAACCGCGTGGTGTATGAGGAAATATCACGCCCGGAGCGACTCGTGTACCTGCACGGACACGACAAGGACAATGATCCCGAGGCCTTCCACGTGACGGTGACCTTTGCTGAAGAGGACGGCGGCACCCGCCTCACCATGCGCCTTGTCATGGCCACGGCAGAGCAGCGCGAGGCCAGTGTGAAGTTCGGCGCCGTCGAGGGTGGCAAACAGACCCTCTCGCGTCTGGACGCCTACCTGGCCACACTGGGCTGA
- a CDS encoding SRPBCC domain-containing protein has protein sequence MSSKRASLSTALAIRPVIVSRVIPASPDMVFEAWTQPEQLMHWWSAGGLCTPECEIDLRPGGVFYYCMRSPDGTDYRCKGIYQEVSEPERLVFTNTFVNEARQLAHHPDLPDWPRETLVHVTFALHQEGTCITLQQAVSKANEAEAEGFERGREGAHEFWAMTLDCLAENLAHA, from the coding sequence ATGAGCAGCAAGCGAGCCTCCCTCAGTACGGCACTGGCCATTCGCCCCGTCATTGTTTCCCGTGTGATCCCTGCATCCCCGGACATGGTGTTCGAGGCATGGACCCAACCGGAGCAACTCATGCACTGGTGGTCCGCGGGAGGCCTGTGCACGCCTGAGTGCGAAATCGACCTGCGCCCCGGCGGTGTTTTTTATTATTGCATGCGTTCACCGGATGGCACGGACTACCGGTGCAAAGGAATATATCAGGAAGTGTCCGAGCCCGAGCGCCTTGTCTTCACCAACACCTTTGTGAACGAAGCCCGCCAGCTTGCGCATCATCCCGACCTGCCGGACTGGCCGCGCGAGACCTTGGTGCATGTGACCTTTGCTCTGCATCAAGAAGGCACATGCATCACGCTGCAACAAGCCGTGTCCAAGGCGAATGAGGCCGAAGCGGAAGGCTTCGAACGTGGTCGTGAAGGCGCCCACGAGTTCTGGGCCATGACCCTGGACTGCCTCGCAGAGAACCTCGCGCACGCGTGA
- a CDS encoding metalloregulator ArsR/SmtB family transcription factor, with translation MSDRLSNTFAALADPTRRAILARLASGEASVKELAQPFDMTPPAITKHLKVLERSGLIARSRDAQKRPCRLKAKPLKEAVDWLERYRELWEERLDRLDEYLQELQAQTQSQSQTKAHEQSSSDAHAQPSSTSKKKEEPSHESGKKHHR, from the coding sequence ATGTCCGACCGCCTCAGCAACACCTTTGCCGCTCTCGCTGACCCCACGCGCCGTGCCATCCTCGCTCGGCTGGCGTCCGGCGAAGCCTCGGTGAAGGAACTCGCCCAGCCGTTCGACATGACTCCCCCGGCCATCACCAAGCACCTCAAGGTGCTGGAGCGCAGCGGACTCATCGCCCGTTCCCGGGATGCTCAGAAACGCCCCTGCCGCCTGAAGGCCAAACCTCTCAAGGAGGCAGTCGACTGGCTGGAGCGCTACCGCGAGCTCTGGGAGGAGCGGCTCGACCGACTCGACGAGTACCTGCAGGAGCTGCAGGCCCAAACCCAGAGCCAGAGCCAGACCAAAGCTCACGAGCAATCCAGTTCCGACGCGCACGCTCAACCTTCATCCACCTCCAAGAAAAAGGAGGAGCCATCCCATGAATCAGGAAAAAAGCACCACCGCTGA
- a CDS encoding VOC family protein: MAAKFQKFTTHLCYNNQAEEAVALYTSLFENSGIKHVLHYGKDQHGPEGSVLGILFELCGVDFWAVNGGPYFKFEQGMSIYVKCETQEEIDKLWEKLAEGGKHQQCGWLVDKFGVSWQIAPAIVDDMMRDPDPEKAQRILTAVLEMEKYDIEELKRVYEGRPTIPA, translated from the coding sequence ATGGCTGCGAAATTCCAAAAGTTCACCACGCACCTCTGCTACAACAATCAGGCAGAGGAAGCCGTGGCGCTCTACACCTCGCTCTTTGAAAACTCGGGGATCAAGCATGTGCTCCACTATGGGAAAGACCAGCACGGTCCGGAAGGCAGCGTGCTGGGAATCCTCTTCGAGCTGTGTGGCGTGGATTTCTGGGCCGTGAATGGTGGCCCGTATTTCAAGTTCGAGCAGGGCATGTCCATCTACGTAAAATGCGAGACACAGGAGGAGATTGACAAGCTCTGGGAGAAGCTCGCGGAGGGCGGCAAGCACCAGCAGTGCGGGTGGCTCGTGGACAAGTTCGGCGTGTCCTGGCAGATCGCCCCGGCCATTGTCGATGACATGATGCGCGACCCGGATCCCGAGAAGGCCCAGCGCATCCTGACAGCCGTCTTGGAAATGGAGAAGTACGACATCGAAGAACTGAAGCGCGTCTATGAAGGCCGCCCTACCATCCCCGCCTGA
- a CDS encoding SRPBCC family protein, with amino-acid sequence MIKKLLLILLSLFAIAFLGLGILVAVASTKADEFQISRSATIAAPAPVVFDQVNTLKKWQAWSPWIKRDPGTKVTYAGPESGTGASYSWVGDKETSEGKLTITDSRPSEKMECTLVFLKPFEATNTASFILVPEDGKTKVTWIMAGKNNIVGKVMCLFMDMDKMVGGDFEEGLSSIKAIAEKEAASAPAATTAPAPESAPAPAPSPAPNS; translated from the coding sequence ATGATCAAGAAACTGCTCCTCATCCTGCTTTCCCTCTTCGCCATTGCGTTCTTGGGTCTCGGCATCCTTGTCGCTGTCGCTTCTACGAAAGCGGACGAATTCCAGATCAGCCGCTCCGCCACCATCGCCGCTCCTGCTCCGGTGGTCTTTGACCAGGTGAATACCCTCAAGAAATGGCAGGCGTGGTCCCCCTGGATCAAGCGTGACCCGGGCACGAAAGTAACCTATGCCGGTCCGGAATCCGGAACGGGGGCATCGTACTCCTGGGTGGGCGACAAGGAAACCAGCGAAGGCAAGCTCACCATCACGGACAGCCGTCCGAGTGAGAAGATGGAATGCACGCTGGTGTTTCTCAAACCTTTCGAGGCAACCAACACAGCCAGCTTCATCCTGGTCCCCGAGGACGGCAAAACCAAGGTCACCTGGATCATGGCCGGCAAAAATAACATCGTGGGCAAGGTGATGTGCCTGTTCATGGACATGGACAAGATGGTCGGCGGAGACTTCGAAGAAGGCCTCAGCTCCATCAAGGCCATTGCGGAGAAGGAAGCGGCATCTGCTCCTGCGGCAACGACTGCTCCGGCTCCTGAAAGTGCACCGGCACCGGCACCCAGCCCTGCCCCGAATTCATAA
- a CDS encoding SRPBCC domain-containing protein → MNQEKSTTAEAAAAVQPFVITRTLNAPRDLVWKAWTEPERLAQWWGPKGCTIKVHQLDLRPGGIFHYTMSFPGGGDDMWCRFAFREVTPPQRIVWVNSFSDAEGGITRPPFDDNWPLEILNEVTLTEENGKTQLTLHATPINATAEEVQTFDTNRASLNQGYSGTWDQLEEYLASIA, encoded by the coding sequence ATGAATCAGGAAAAAAGCACCACCGCTGAAGCCGCTGCCGCAGTGCAGCCATTCGTCATCACCCGCACCCTGAATGCTCCACGTGACCTTGTGTGGAAGGCGTGGACCGAGCCGGAGCGTCTCGCCCAGTGGTGGGGGCCCAAGGGATGCACCATCAAGGTGCACCAACTGGATCTGCGTCCCGGCGGTATCTTCCACTACACCATGAGTTTTCCTGGTGGTGGTGACGATATGTGGTGCCGCTTTGCCTTCCGGGAAGTCACCCCACCGCAAAGAATTGTCTGGGTGAATTCCTTTTCCGATGCGGAGGGCGGCATCACACGGCCTCCCTTTGATGATAACTGGCCCCTTGAGATCCTGAACGAAGTCACGCTCACCGAGGAGAACGGCAAGACGCAGCTCACGCTTCACGCAACGCCGATCAACGCGACGGCCGAGGAAGTGCAGACCTTCGACACCAACCGCGCCTCACTCAATCAAGGCTACAGCGGCACCTGGGACCAGCTCGAGGAATACCTGGCGAGCATCGCCTGA
- a CDS encoding DUF1549 domain-containing protein, whose translation MSIRNAPIFSRTALILLAGSAIAGSCATLSAKPKEEEVFDPNKPVSYYKQIRPIFQGQCNGCHQPAKAKGDYIMTEFQRLLKGGENSPAITPGKAEESYLIKLITPDAKGKAEMPQKADPLHETQIALIKRWVVEGAKDDTPASARQEYDMEHPPIYTRPPLVTSLDYSPDGKLIAVAGYHEVLLHNADGSGIAGRLVGLSERVQSARFSPDGTKLAVAGGSPGRMGEIQVWDVAKKKLEMSVSITFDTLYGANWSPDGKLISFGGADNSLRVIEAATGKQVAFSGSANDWVLDTTWDKDGKHVIGASRDMSAKLTEVETQRFVDNITSITPGALKGGMHTVTRHPQKNEILVGGADGVPQIYRIFRETVRRIGDNANLIRKFPAMEGRIFAGDYSPDGKVIATASAYHGKGGVNFYSAEFDSTIPADLKKILEQVGSAKNPEVEKWVTKDVKLIRSIPFEKGGVYALSYSPDGKTVAVAGDEGVVRLIDAATGNIAKEFVSVPLADAATLASRAPDTHDAIARSNVEKALAKEELAPGAKIASIEVTPRQIKLAKPTEYSQILVSAKLADGTYADVTRMVKFTQQGIKTEISSRGLVRPKEDGKGSLAIAIGSHQAEVPVEITGMNTAFNPDYVRDVMPVLSKAGCNMGTCHGSKEGKNGFQLSLRGYDPVYDVTAFTEELWGRRANVAAPTHSLMLLKASGSVPHEGGQVTVPGELYYETIKAWIQNGTTFNEASPRVTRIEVFPKNPVLENIGSKQQMRVMATYADGVTKDVTAEAFIESGNTEVAEADKHGLITTVRRGEAPMLARFEGSYAATTITVMGDRNGFAWVEPPKFNKIDEFVSVKWKRMKIQPSDVCSDTEFVRRVYLDLTGLPPSSEDVRAFLADPAEQKVKREMLVDKLIASPAFVDQWSNKWADMLQVNSKFLGDEGAKLFREWIRTQIAENTPYDKFVYSILTAKGSTKDNPAANYYKILRTPEETMENTTHLFLATRFNCNKCHDHPFERWNQNQYYETSAFFSQVGLANDPQSGGKTIGGTAVEGAKPLYEIVSDTGKGEVTHLRTNKETPPQFPYPAKFETKPDAPRREKLAAWMTSADNQYFAMSYANRLWGYLTGTGVIEPLDDIRAGNPPSNPELLTYLTQEFVNSGFNARHLMQLICKSRTYQLSVAGNKWNYDDKINYSHAKARRLSAEALYDSIYAVTGAVSKIPGVSPGTRAAQLADSQTKLSDGFLNNFGRPARESACECERSNDVQLGPVMALISGPTVGDAISDPSNAIAKMTKEITDDRKLVSEIFLRVLNRLPSDKEIDTALESMAGMDAEHKTLTAEWAASEVKNAPVIAKAEQDRAGKITVSQKELDDYKVKVAPENKKKEDARVAAIKKAEDGVAAAGKTLPDQQVRWEPYVDVSTEWIPLELEVVRMDGVQKLDKQQDGSLLATGFPEGQQRNGNYQVRAKTNLTGITAFKLELLPHDSLPNNGPGLAPDGNFVLSEFTVQQTAIDKKRPKRREGALTLMNPKADFVQKDFAPDLILKTGNRDKGWAVSPDTGYRHELTMQLKEPAGLEDGAMFTFNLVQNFQNSGKYLIGRFRILATTSKTVRFGASQPVIAALNTAADKRTKEQKDLLAAEFANQTRPYQDTKKSLAQAKRPLPIDQNLVDLEKKLADAQLPIELDQKLVQLRRDSDLSKSQMANRRLTAAQDLTWALINSPAFLFNY comes from the coding sequence ATGTCGATCCGCAACGCACCCATCTTTTCACGCACCGCCTTGATCCTGCTGGCAGGCTCCGCCATCGCAGGCAGCTGCGCTACTCTCTCAGCCAAGCCCAAGGAGGAAGAGGTGTTCGACCCGAACAAGCCGGTCAGCTACTACAAGCAGATCCGGCCCATCTTCCAGGGCCAGTGCAACGGCTGTCACCAGCCCGCCAAGGCGAAGGGCGACTACATCATGACCGAGTTCCAGCGCCTGCTGAAGGGTGGCGAGAACAGCCCGGCCATCACCCCAGGCAAGGCGGAGGAGAGCTATCTCATCAAGCTCATCACCCCCGATGCCAAGGGCAAGGCGGAGATGCCTCAAAAAGCTGACCCTCTGCACGAAACGCAGATCGCGCTCATCAAGCGTTGGGTTGTCGAAGGTGCCAAGGACGACACGCCTGCCTCCGCCCGGCAGGAGTACGACATGGAGCATCCGCCCATCTACACCCGTCCGCCGCTCGTCACCTCCCTCGACTATTCGCCGGATGGCAAGCTCATCGCTGTGGCTGGGTATCATGAAGTGCTGCTGCACAACGCAGACGGCAGCGGCATCGCGGGCCGCCTCGTAGGTCTCTCCGAGCGCGTGCAGAGCGCCCGATTCTCTCCCGATGGCACGAAGCTCGCCGTCGCCGGCGGCAGCCCGGGTCGCATGGGTGAAATCCAGGTCTGGGATGTGGCGAAGAAGAAGCTCGAAATGAGCGTGAGCATCACCTTCGACACGCTCTACGGCGCGAACTGGAGCCCGGATGGCAAGCTCATCTCCTTCGGCGGCGCGGACAATTCGCTGCGCGTCATCGAGGCCGCCACCGGCAAGCAGGTGGCCTTCAGCGGTTCAGCCAATGACTGGGTGCTCGACACCACCTGGGACAAGGACGGCAAGCACGTCATCGGCGCGAGCCGCGACATGAGCGCCAAGCTCACCGAGGTGGAGACCCAGCGCTTCGTGGACAACATCACGAGCATCACCCCCGGCGCGCTCAAGGGCGGCATGCACACGGTGACCCGGCATCCGCAGAAGAACGAGATTCTCGTGGGCGGCGCCGACGGCGTGCCGCAGATCTATCGCATCTTCCGCGAGACCGTGCGCCGCATTGGTGACAACGCGAATCTCATCCGCAAGTTCCCTGCGATGGAAGGCCGCATCTTTGCCGGTGACTACTCGCCCGATGGCAAGGTCATCGCCACCGCGAGCGCCTATCATGGCAAGGGTGGTGTGAACTTCTACAGCGCCGAGTTCGATTCCACCATCCCTGCAGACCTGAAGAAGATCCTGGAGCAGGTCGGCAGCGCGAAGAACCCCGAAGTGGAGAAGTGGGTGACCAAGGATGTGAAGCTCATCCGCAGCATCCCCTTTGAGAAAGGTGGCGTGTATGCCCTGAGCTACAGCCCGGATGGCAAGACGGTGGCCGTGGCTGGTGACGAAGGTGTGGTGCGTCTCATCGATGCCGCCACCGGCAACATCGCCAAGGAATTCGTGAGCGTGCCCCTCGCCGATGCCGCCACCCTCGCCAGCCGCGCGCCGGACACACATGACGCCATCGCTCGCAGCAATGTGGAGAAGGCTCTTGCGAAGGAAGAACTCGCGCCGGGAGCGAAGATTGCCTCCATTGAAGTGACGCCCCGCCAGATCAAGCTGGCCAAGCCCACGGAGTATTCTCAGATCCTCGTCTCCGCCAAGCTGGCCGATGGCACCTATGCCGACGTGACCCGCATGGTGAAGTTCACCCAGCAGGGCATCAAGACAGAAATCTCCTCACGTGGCCTCGTGCGTCCCAAGGAAGATGGCAAAGGCTCGCTGGCCATCGCCATTGGTTCCCACCAGGCGGAAGTGCCGGTGGAAATCACGGGAATGAACACCGCCTTTAACCCCGACTATGTGCGCGATGTGATGCCGGTGCTTTCCAAGGCCGGTTGCAATATGGGCACCTGCCACGGCTCGAAGGAGGGCAAGAATGGCTTCCAGCTCTCCCTGCGTGGTTATGACCCGGTGTATGACGTGACCGCCTTCACCGAGGAACTCTGGGGCCGTCGCGCGAATGTCGCCGCTCCCACTCACAGCCTAATGCTGCTGAAGGCCAGTGGCTCCGTGCCGCATGAAGGCGGCCAGGTGACTGTGCCCGGCGAGCTGTACTATGAAACCATCAAGGCGTGGATCCAGAATGGCACCACCTTCAATGAAGCTTCGCCTCGCGTGACCCGCATCGAGGTCTTCCCGAAGAATCCGGTGCTCGAGAACATCGGTTCCAAGCAGCAGATGCGCGTGATGGCCACCTATGCGGATGGCGTGACCAAGGACGTGACTGCGGAGGCGTTCATCGAATCCGGCAACACGGAAGTCGCCGAAGCGGACAAGCACGGCCTGATAACCACCGTTCGTCGTGGTGAAGCGCCCATGCTCGCGCGCTTTGAAGGTTCCTATGCCGCCACCACCATCACGGTGATGGGTGACCGCAACGGCTTCGCCTGGGTGGAGCCTCCGAAATTCAACAAGATCGACGAGTTCGTTTCCGTGAAGTGGAAGCGCATGAAGATCCAGCCCTCGGATGTGTGCTCGGATACGGAGTTCGTCCGCCGCGTGTATCTCGACCTCACGGGCTTGCCTCCTTCCTCGGAGGATGTGCGCGCCTTCCTCGCGGATCCCGCGGAACAAAAGGTGAAGCGTGAGATGCTGGTGGACAAGCTCATTGCCAGCCCGGCCTTCGTGGACCAGTGGAGCAACAAGTGGGCGGACATGCTGCAGGTGAACAGCAAGTTCCTCGGTGACGAGGGCGCGAAGCTCTTCCGCGAGTGGATTCGCACGCAGATCGCGGAGAACACGCCTTACGACAAGTTCGTGTATTCGATCCTGACGGCGAAGGGCTCCACCAAGGATAACCCCGCGGCGAACTACTACAAGATCCTGCGCACGCCGGAGGAGACGATGGAGAACACCACGCACCTCTTCCTGGCCACGCGCTTCAACTGCAACAAGTGTCACGACCATCCCTTCGAGCGCTGGAACCAGAACCAGTACTATGAGACCTCCGCGTTCTTCTCGCAGGTGGGACTCGCCAATGACCCGCAGAGCGGTGGCAAGACCATCGGTGGCACCGCTGTGGAGGGCGCGAAGCCGCTCTATGAAATCGTGAGCGACACAGGCAAGGGTGAAGTGACTCACCTGCGCACCAACAAGGAGACGCCTCCGCAATTCCCCTACCCTGCCAAGTTTGAGACGAAGCCAGATGCGCCCCGCCGTGAGAAGCTGGCTGCCTGGATGACCAGCGCAGACAACCAGTACTTTGCCATGAGCTATGCGAACCGCCTTTGGGGCTACCTCACCGGCACCGGTGTGATTGAGCCGCTGGATGACATCCGCGCCGGCAATCCGCCGAGCAATCCGGAACTGCTCACCTACCTCACCCAGGAGTTCGTGAACAGCGGCTTCAATGCGCGCCACCTCATGCAGCTCATCTGCAAGTCCCGCACCTACCAGCTCAGCGTGGCCGGCAACAAGTGGAACTACGATGACAAGATCAACTACAGCCACGCCAAGGCCCGCCGCCTGAGCGCGGAAGCGTTGTACGACAGCATCTACGCAGTCACCGGCGCGGTGAGCAAGATCCCTGGCGTTTCGCCCGGCACCCGTGCGGCGCAGCTCGCAGATTCGCAGACAAAGCTCAGCGATGGTTTCCTGAACAACTTCGGCCGCCCTGCCCGTGAGAGCGCGTGCGAGTGCGAGCGCAGCAATGACGTGCAGCTTGGTCCCGTGATGGCTCTCATCAGCGGTCCCACTGTGGGTGATGCCATCAGCGACCCGAGCAACGCGATTGCGAAGATGACCAAGGAGATCACGGATGACCGCAAACTCGTCTCGGAAATCTTCCTGCGCGTGCTCAACCGCCTGCCGAGTGACAAGGAGATCGATACCGCGCTGGAAAGCATGGCCGGCATGGATGCCGAGCACAAGACGCTGACCGCCGAGTGGGCCGCGAGCGAAGTGAAGAACGCTCCGGTGATTGCCAAGGCGGAACAAGATCGCGCTGGCAAGATCACCGTCTCCCAGAAGGAACTGGATGACTACAAGGTGAAGGTCGCTCCGGAAAACAAGAAGAAGGAAGACGCCCGTGTCGCCGCCATCAAGAAAGCGGAAGACGGCGTCGCCGCTGCTGGAAAGACATTGCCGGATCAGCAGGTGCGCTGGGAGCCCTATGTGGATGTGAGCACCGAGTGGATCCCGCTCGAGCTCGAAGTCGTACGCATGGATGGCGTGCAGAAGCTGGACAAGCAGCAGGATGGTTCCCTGCTCGCCACGGGTTTCCCCGAAGGTCAGCAACGCAATGGCAACTACCAGGTGCGCGCCAAGACCAATCTCACGGGCATCACCGCCTTCAAGCTGGAACTGCTGCCGCATGACAGCCTGCCGAACAACGGCCCCGGCCTCGCACCCGATGGCAACTTCGTGCTGAGCGAATTCACCGTGCAGCAGACCGCCATCGACAAGAAGCGCCCAAAGCGCCGTGAAGGTGCCCTGACGTTGATGAACCCGAAGGCAGACTTTGTGCAGAAGGACTTCGCGCCGGACCTCATCCTGAAGACCGGCAATCGCGACAAGGGCTGGGCCGTTTCTCCGGACACGGGCTATCGCCACGAACTCACGATGCAGCTCAAGGAACCCGCCGGACTCGAAGACGGGGCGATGTTCACCTTCAACCTGGTGCAGAACTTCCAGAACAGCGGCAAGTACCTCATCGGTCGTTTCCGCATCCTGGCGACCACCAGCAAGACGGTGCGCTTCGGCGCTTCGCAACCGGTGATCGCAGCGCTCAATACCGCCGCGGACAAACGCACCAAGGAACAAAAGGACCTGCTGGCTGCCGAGTTTGCCAACCAGACCCGGCCTTATCAAGACACCAAGAAGTCGCTGGCCCAAGCCAAAAGGCCACTGCCCATCGACCAGAACCTCGTGGATCTGGAGAAGAAGCTCGCCGACGCACAGCTGCCCATTGAGCTCGACCAGAAGCTGGTGCAACTCCGCCGTGACTCCGATCTCAGCAAGAGCCAGATGGCCAACCGTCGCCTCACCGCGGCACAGGACCTTACTTGGGCGCTCATCAATTCGCCTGCGTTCTTGTTCAATTACTAG
- a CDS encoding serine hydrolase domain-containing protein: protein MKAALPSPPELRTRRDSAPFTKAGLDRLRASMQSHVDSGRLPGLVTAISSHGELHVDVYGIQDMAGTRPMKRDTIFRIASLTKPIAATAAMLLVEDGELELDDPVDPWLPELTNRRVLSWLDGALDDTVPAKRAITLRDLLTLRMGLGHLMDACEECPILKVLNEQRLLMGFPEPQLVPAPDEWMRRLGEVPLMRHPGEAWMYDLAFDVLGVLIARVSGMGFEAFLRERIFEPLGMKDTSFHVPPEKLHRLPPAYAGDEETGGLCVFDAAEGGHWSTAPAFQSGRGGLVSTADDYHAFCQMLLHRGTYTGGRLLTPKSVALMTSDQLTPRQREGNEMFFGDHSSWGLGMGVVIKQTPESKSVGRFGWDGGLGTSAYNDPSHDLIGILLTQRLMDSPEPPAVFRDFWDGVYEAM from the coding sequence ATGAAGGCCGCCCTACCATCCCCGCCTGAGCTGCGGACAAGAAGGGATTCGGCTCCCTTTACCAAAGCCGGCCTCGACCGCCTGCGAGCATCAATGCAGTCGCATGTGGACAGCGGTCGACTGCCCGGTCTCGTCACTGCAATCAGCAGCCATGGCGAGCTGCACGTGGACGTCTACGGCATCCAAGACATGGCAGGCACGCGGCCTATGAAGCGGGACACGATTTTCCGCATCGCGTCTCTCACCAAGCCCATCGCCGCCACCGCGGCGATGTTGCTGGTGGAAGATGGCGAACTGGAACTCGATGACCCCGTGGATCCCTGGCTACCTGAGCTGACGAACCGCCGTGTACTGAGCTGGCTGGATGGTGCACTCGACGATACCGTTCCCGCCAAACGCGCCATCACGCTGCGTGACTTGCTCACCTTGCGCATGGGCTTGGGCCATCTCATGGATGCCTGCGAGGAATGCCCCATCCTCAAGGTGCTGAATGAGCAGCGGCTCCTCATGGGTTTCCCCGAACCTCAACTCGTGCCCGCGCCGGACGAATGGATGCGGCGGCTGGGCGAAGTACCGCTGATGCGCCATCCCGGTGAAGCGTGGATGTACGACCTTGCCTTCGACGTGCTGGGCGTCCTGATCGCCCGTGTCTCCGGCATGGGGTTCGAGGCTTTCCTTCGCGAGCGCATCTTCGAGCCGCTCGGCATGAAGGACACTTCCTTCCATGTGCCCCCGGAAAAACTTCATCGCCTGCCCCCTGCCTATGCCGGTGATGAAGAAACTGGCGGGCTGTGTGTCTTCGATGCTGCCGAGGGTGGCCACTGGAGCACAGCGCCTGCGTTCCAGTCAGGCCGTGGTGGCTTGGTCTCGACGGCAGATGACTACCACGCCTTCTGCCAAATGCTGCTGCATCGCGGCACCTATACAGGCGGCCGGCTTCTCACGCCAAAGTCCGTGGCCCTGATGACCAGCGACCAACTCACACCACGTCAGCGCGAGGGAAACGAAATGTTTTTCGGCGACCACAGCAGTTGGGGTCTCGGCATGGGAGTTGTCATCAAGCAAACACCGGAGTCCAAGAGCGTGGGACGCTTCGGCTGGGATGGTGGCCTCGGCACTTCCGCCTACAACGATCCCTCACACGATCTCATCGGCATCCTCCTCACCCAGCGACTCATGGATTCTCCTGAACCGCCGGCGGTGTTCCGGGATTTTTGGGACGGGGTGTATGAAGCGATGTGA
- a CDS encoding DoxX family protein: protein MNAPDSASPSTPKAMYWIGWVLSVLPCLLLIFSAYMKLNPTPEVIEEMNKNGFPMQLAIPLGITELACTVLYLIPRTAVLGAILLAAYLGGAVSSHVLKLQGISFWFIPVLLGVFLWLGLWLRDARLRALLPFTSKA from the coding sequence ATGAACGCGCCTGATTCTGCCTCCCCCTCCACCCCGAAAGCCATGTACTGGATCGGATGGGTCCTCAGCGTCCTGCCCTGTCTGCTTCTCATCTTCAGTGCCTACATGAAACTCAATCCTACCCCGGAGGTCATCGAGGAGATGAACAAGAACGGCTTCCCCATGCAGCTTGCCATTCCCCTCGGCATCACGGAACTCGCCTGTACCGTGCTCTATCTGATTCCCCGCACCGCGGTGTTGGGAGCCATCCTGCTCGCAGCCTACCTTGGCGGCGCGGTTTCCTCGCACGTGCTGAAGCTACAAGGAATTTCCTTCTGGTTCATACCGGTGCTTCTCGGCGTGTTTCTGTGGCTCGGTCTCTGGCTGCGTGATGCCCGCCTGCGCGCGCTGCTGCCCTTCACGAGCAAGGCGTGA